The proteins below come from a single Micromonospora citrea genomic window:
- a CDS encoding putative bifunctional diguanylate cyclase/phosphodiesterase: MEAADLRNSVPPDRGRPFFAFVGSVVALAVLVCVRPLLALPDALPELPAAFWVMAALAVGCDARPFVPPGRRQTSAVFPSTCFTFAILLGWGLGPAVAVQAVAVVVSGWRMGHAPWRTAFNAGQYACALAAAYAVTWLGPGGIFDGGMLSWTDVAAVGGATLAWFAVNYALVSAAVRLRFGDRWWPSLRQGLGFELLSTGSLLLLAPVLVAAARASAALIPLVLVPLFAVYRMARLSVEQQQLASLDPLTGLPNRKALLAEVGERVHLHAERAARGEPGARLALLLIDLDRFKNVNDALGHAVGDRLLVEVSARLTTVVGDDMVARLGGDEFAIVMTGLTDAGEARDLADRVVRALAEPVSLDGLPLDVGGSIGVAIFPEHGEDFATLMRHADVAMYDAKHRNDTVAVYTAESDHNSAERLGLLADLRRVLEAGRPGQAVGPAVAGTAGAGEVPADAGGDLPGVGGGAVVAATAAVGARGGDGAELPADPTGLRPDAGSGRWRLRRRRQRTGPPHADELINQIVTAADPIRRRTAVGEAGPDRGDGPARRERSARAAGETGVGVRRQGTPGDGDPAGRRGARQDAGRRRDAEPGPGRGRDAEPGPAADAGEITMYYQPQVAIATGEVVGVEALLRWRHPRRGMVDPEELIRVAEQSAVMRLLTRRVVDDVVEQLAKWSAAGIGLPAALNVSVRDLHTGEIADQIADRLARYGVPPQRLQLEITEGALMADPRRVLATITRLHRIGVGIALDDFGTGYSSLQHLRRLPLSEVKVDRSFVLGMADDADDAAIVQSTIGLAKALGLRVVAEGVEDERTWRMLHAAGCDAAQGWFYARPMPAGELVAWLARYRPVRPTPAPDTEIPRRHAR; encoded by the coding sequence ATGGAGGCCGCCGACCTGCGAAACTCCGTTCCGCCCGACCGGGGGCGACCCTTCTTCGCGTTCGTCGGTTCGGTGGTCGCGCTGGCCGTGCTGGTCTGCGTACGCCCGCTGCTCGCCCTTCCGGACGCGCTGCCGGAGCTGCCGGCGGCGTTCTGGGTGATGGCGGCCCTCGCGGTCGGCTGCGACGCGCGCCCGTTCGTGCCGCCCGGCCGCCGGCAGACCTCGGCGGTCTTCCCGTCCACCTGCTTCACCTTCGCGATCCTGCTCGGCTGGGGGCTCGGCCCGGCCGTCGCCGTGCAGGCGGTGGCCGTCGTCGTGTCCGGCTGGCGGATGGGGCACGCCCCCTGGCGGACGGCCTTCAACGCCGGCCAGTACGCCTGCGCCCTGGCCGCCGCGTACGCGGTCACCTGGCTCGGGCCCGGTGGCATCTTCGACGGGGGCATGCTGAGCTGGACGGACGTGGCGGCGGTGGGTGGCGCGACGCTGGCCTGGTTCGCCGTCAACTACGCGCTGGTCAGCGCGGCCGTCCGGCTGCGCTTCGGCGACCGCTGGTGGCCCAGCCTGCGGCAGGGGCTGGGCTTCGAACTGCTCTCCACCGGTTCCCTGCTGCTGCTCGCCCCGGTGCTGGTCGCCGCGGCGCGGGCCAGCGCGGCGCTGATCCCGCTGGTGCTGGTGCCGCTGTTCGCCGTCTACCGGATGGCCCGGCTCAGCGTGGAGCAGCAGCAGCTCGCCTCCCTCGACCCGCTCACCGGCCTGCCCAACCGCAAGGCGCTGCTGGCCGAGGTCGGCGAGCGGGTGCACCTGCACGCCGAACGGGCGGCCCGCGGCGAGCCGGGCGCCCGTCTGGCGCTGCTGCTGATCGACCTCGACCGGTTCAAGAACGTCAACGACGCCCTCGGGCACGCGGTCGGCGACCGGCTGCTGGTCGAGGTGAGCGCCCGACTGACCACGGTGGTCGGGGACGACATGGTGGCGCGGCTGGGCGGCGACGAGTTCGCCATCGTGATGACCGGGCTGACCGACGCCGGCGAGGCCCGGGACCTCGCCGACCGGGTGGTCCGCGCCCTGGCCGAACCGGTCTCCCTGGACGGGCTGCCGCTCGACGTGGGCGGCTCCATCGGCGTCGCGATCTTCCCCGAGCACGGCGAGGACTTCGCGACCCTGATGCGCCACGCCGACGTGGCGATGTACGACGCCAAGCACCGCAACGACACCGTGGCGGTCTACACGGCCGAGTCCGACCACAACTCGGCCGAGCGGCTGGGCCTCCTCGCGGACCTGCGCCGGGTCCTGGAGGCAGGCCGGCCGGGGCAGGCGGTCGGCCCGGCGGTGGCCGGTACGGCCGGTGCCGGTGAGGTCCCGGCCGACGCTGGCGGTGACCTCCCCGGCGTGGGTGGTGGCGCAGTGGTGGCGGCCACGGCGGCGGTGGGCGCGCGCGGCGGGGACGGCGCCGAGCTGCCGGCCGACCCGACCGGACTGCGCCCGGACGCCGGGTCCGGCCGGTGGCGGTTGCGCCGCCGCCGGCAGCGGACCGGGCCGCCGCACGCCGACGAGCTGATCAACCAGATCGTCACCGCCGCCGACCCGATCCGCCGCCGTACCGCTGTCGGCGAGGCCGGCCCGGACCGGGGCGACGGGCCCGCCCGCCGCGAGCGGTCCGCGCGCGCGGCCGGGGAGACCGGCGTCGGTGTACGCCGGCAGGGCACGCCCGGCGACGGCGACCCGGCGGGCCGGCGGGGGGCCCGGCAGGACGCGGGCCGGCGGCGGGATGCGGAACCGGGGCCCGGCCGGGGGCGCGACGCGGAGCCGGGCCCGGCCGCCGACGCGGGCGAGATCACCATGTACTACCAGCCGCAGGTCGCCATCGCGACCGGTGAGGTGGTCGGCGTGGAGGCGCTGCTTCGCTGGCGGCATCCGCGCCGGGGGATGGTCGACCCGGAGGAGCTGATCCGGGTCGCCGAGCAGAGCGCGGTGATGCGGCTGCTGACCCGCCGGGTGGTGGACGACGTGGTGGAGCAGCTCGCCAAGTGGTCGGCCGCCGGGATCGGCCTGCCGGCGGCGCTCAACGTCAGCGTGCGGGACCTGCACACCGGCGAGATCGCCGACCAGATCGCCGACCGGCTCGCCCGGTACGGCGTGCCGCCGCAGCGGCTGCAACTGGAGATCACCGAGGGCGCCCTGATGGCCGACCCCCGCCGGGTGCTGGCCACCATCACCCGGCTGCACCGCATCGGCGTGGGCATCGCGCTGGACGACTTCGGCACCGGATACTCCTCCCTGCAACACCTGCGCCGGCTGCCGTTGTCCGAGGTGAAGGTGGACCGCTCCTTCGTGCTGGGCATGGCCGACGACGCCGACGACGCGGCCATCGTGCAGTCGACGATCGGGCTGGCGAAGGCGCTCGGGCTGCGCGTGGTCGCCGAGGGCGTGGAGGACGAGCGCACCTGGCGGATGCTCCACGCGGCCGGCTGCGACGCCGCGCAGGGCTGGTTCTACGCCCGGCCCATGCCGGCCGGGGAACTCGTCGCCTGGCTGGCCCGCTACCGTCCGGTCCGCCCCACCCCCGCCCCGGACACCGAGATCCCCCGCCGGCACGCCCGCTGA
- the ligA gene encoding NAD-dependent DNA ligase LigA, whose protein sequence is MSEEPTPQQVTPAQEAAAGAEPTPEARDRHATLSQELTEHQYRYYVLDAPTVSDAEFDRQLRELEALEEQFPGLRTPESPTQRVGGTFSTDFTPVTHAERMFSLDNAFADEELAAWAERVERDAGGPVPYLCELKVDGLAINLTYERGRLVRAATRGDGRTGEDVTANVRSIRDVPGRLTPSDEFPDVPEFVEVRGEIYFPVAAFADLNAGLVEQGRAPFANPRNAAAGSLRQKDPRITASRPLRLVVHGIGARRGFQPTAQSESYAALKAWGLPTSDRWRVVPDLAGVAEYIAHYAEHRHDVEHEIDGVVVKVDPVAIQGRLGSTSRAPRWAIAFKYPPEEVTTKLLDIDVEVGRTGRVTPRALLEPVKVAGSTVAYATLHNAREVERKGVLIGDTVVLRKAGDVIPEVLGPVVDLRPADARPFVMPTTCPACGSPLAPAKEGDVDIRCPNSRTCPGQLRERVFHLASRKVFDIEALGYKSAAALLDGQIITDEGDLFALDAEQLARSPFFVNKDGSLGSNAAKLLDNLAVAKERDLWRVLAGLSIRHVGPTAARALARHFRSVEAIDKASEEELAAVDGVGPTIAASIREWFAVDWHRDVVRKWAEAGVRMAEEAVDEGQRPLEGITVVVTGTLAGFSRDQAAEEIQGRGGKVSGSVSKKTSFVVVGDNPGSKADKAASLKVPVLDEEGFRTLLDTGPDAAREVARIES, encoded by the coding sequence GTGTCCGAGGAACCCACCCCTCAGCAGGTCACTCCGGCGCAGGAGGCGGCGGCCGGCGCCGAGCCGACCCCAGAGGCGCGGGACCGGCACGCCACGCTCAGCCAGGAGCTGACGGAGCACCAGTACCGCTACTACGTGCTGGACGCGCCGACCGTCTCCGACGCCGAGTTCGACCGTCAGCTGCGGGAGCTGGAGGCGCTGGAGGAGCAGTTCCCGGGGTTGCGCACCCCCGAGTCGCCGACCCAGCGGGTCGGCGGCACCTTCTCCACCGACTTCACCCCGGTCACCCACGCCGAGCGGATGTTCTCGCTCGACAACGCCTTCGCCGACGAGGAGCTGGCGGCCTGGGCCGAGCGGGTCGAGCGGGACGCGGGCGGGCCGGTGCCCTACCTGTGCGAGCTGAAGGTCGACGGGCTGGCGATCAACCTCACCTACGAGCGCGGGCGGCTGGTCCGGGCGGCGACCCGGGGCGACGGCCGCACCGGCGAGGACGTCACCGCCAACGTGCGCAGCATCCGCGACGTCCCGGGCCGACTGACGCCGTCGGACGAGTTCCCCGACGTGCCGGAGTTCGTCGAGGTCCGAGGCGAGATCTACTTCCCGGTGGCGGCCTTCGCCGACCTCAACGCGGGGCTGGTCGAGCAGGGCAGGGCCCCGTTCGCCAACCCGCGCAACGCCGCCGCCGGAAGCCTGCGCCAGAAGGATCCGCGGATCACCGCGTCCCGCCCGCTGCGCCTGGTGGTGCACGGCATCGGCGCCCGCCGCGGCTTCCAGCCGACCGCCCAGTCAGAGTCCTACGCGGCCCTGAAGGCGTGGGGGCTGCCGACCAGCGACCGTTGGCGCGTGGTGCCCGACCTGGCCGGCGTCGCGGAATACATCGCCCACTACGCCGAGCACCGGCACGACGTCGAGCACGAGATCGACGGCGTGGTCGTCAAGGTGGACCCGGTCGCGATCCAGGGCCGGCTCGGTTCGACCAGCCGGGCGCCGCGCTGGGCGATCGCCTTCAAATACCCGCCGGAGGAGGTGACCACCAAGCTGCTCGACATCGACGTCGAGGTGGGGCGTACGGGCCGGGTCACCCCCCGGGCCCTGCTCGAACCGGTGAAGGTGGCCGGCTCCACCGTCGCGTACGCCACCCTGCACAACGCCCGGGAGGTCGAGCGCAAGGGCGTGCTGATCGGCGACACGGTGGTGCTGCGCAAGGCCGGCGACGTGATCCCGGAGGTGCTCGGCCCGGTGGTCGACCTGCGCCCCGCCGACGCCCGGCCGTTCGTCATGCCCACCACCTGCCCGGCCTGCGGCTCGCCGCTTGCGCCGGCCAAGGAGGGCGACGTCGACATCCGCTGCCCCAACTCCCGCACCTGCCCCGGTCAGCTGCGGGAGCGGGTCTTCCACCTCGCCAGCCGCAAGGTGTTCGACATCGAGGCGCTCGGCTACAAGAGCGCCGCGGCGCTGCTCGACGGCCAGATCATCACCGACGAGGGCGACCTGTTCGCCCTCGACGCCGAGCAGCTCGCCCGGTCGCCCTTCTTCGTCAACAAGGACGGCAGCCTCGGCAGCAACGCGGCCAAGCTGCTCGACAACCTCGCCGTGGCCAAGGAGCGCGACCTGTGGCGGGTGCTGGCGGGGCTCTCCATCCGGCACGTCGGGCCGACCGCCGCGCGGGCGCTCGCCCGGCACTTCCGCTCCGTCGAGGCGATCGACAAGGCCAGCGAGGAGGAGCTCGCCGCGGTCGACGGCGTGGGCCCGACCATCGCGGCGAGCATCCGGGAGTGGTTCGCCGTCGACTGGCACCGCGACGTGGTCCGCAAGTGGGCCGAGGCCGGCGTACGGATGGCCGAGGAGGCGGTCGACGAGGGGCAGCGCCCGCTGGAGGGGATCACCGTGGTGGTGACCGGGACGCTCGCCGGGTTCAGCCGCGACCAGGCCGCCGAGGAGATCCAGGGCCGGGGCGGCAAGGTGAGCGGCTCGGTCTCCAAGAAGACCTCCTTCGTCGTGGTGGGCGACAACCCGGGTTCGAAGGCCGACAAGGCGGCCAGCCTCAAGGTGCCCGTCCTCGACGAGGAGGGATTCCGGACGCTGCTGGACACGGGCCCGGACGCGGCCCGGGAGGTCGCCCGCATCGAGTCCTGA
- a CDS encoding type II toxin-antitoxin system PemK/MazF family toxin, producing the protein MPEWLLWAAAVVLAVAAGWAWSEWRRGARGGARGGAPRRPERPRTRPGRGPASRGGPGRSSAPPRPRTAERAPADAPRPGDIWWAEVPYADGTGSKVRPCLVLRADARGADVLKITSQDKSARDDHVRIPTREWDPDADHDSFLDLAEPVHVPLADFARRAGACDPALWRRVRRLPHLPGA; encoded by the coding sequence ATGCCCGAATGGCTGCTCTGGGCGGCGGCGGTCGTGCTGGCCGTCGCGGCGGGCTGGGCGTGGAGCGAGTGGCGACGCGGCGCCCGTGGCGGCGCCCGTGGCGGCGCCCCGCGCCGGCCGGAGCGACCGCGCACCCGGCCGGGCCGGGGCCCGGCGTCCCGGGGCGGCCCGGGCCGGTCCTCCGCGCCGCCCCGGCCGCGTACCGCCGAGCGGGCGCCCGCCGACGCGCCGCGCCCGGGCGACATCTGGTGGGCCGAGGTCCCGTACGCCGACGGCACCGGCTCGAAGGTGCGGCCGTGCCTGGTGCTGCGGGCCGACGCGCGGGGCGCCGACGTCCTGAAGATCACGAGCCAGGACAAGAGCGCCCGGGACGACCACGTGCGCATCCCGACCCGGGAGTGGGACCCGGACGCCGACCACGACAGCTTCCTCGACCTGGCCGAGCCGGTCCACGTCCCGCTGGCCGACTTCGCCCGCCGCGCCGGCGCCTGCGACCCCGCCCTGTGGCGGCGCGTGCGCCGGCTGCCCCACCTCCCCGGCGCCTGA
- a CDS encoding ADP-ribosylglycohydrolase family protein translates to MIDTSLRRAAGSLFGLAYGDALGKPTEFLTVAEIVRRHGPAGPRELDGDPALVTDDTQMALAVGWALHDAPTLTPEAVEPLLRRRFLDWAASPENNRAPGMTCLRACAELGRGVRWQDATVAGSKGCGANMRVTPVGLVDVDLDTLAGLAQLQAGLTHGHPTGLAASELTAYAVRLLRDGATPAELPRLLTDRARGQRRVYRADWLGDLWQRPGVDTPQDFIARGWDECLAVLGRLDAALAGPDDGGDPCRHTGEGWIAEEALATALFCAIRHADDPVAALARGATTAGDSDSIAALAGAFVGAALGMPAWPAAWSARIEYADQLGALAHAWDRPPAAGMGGRAC, encoded by the coding sequence ATGATCGACACCTCGCTCCGCCGGGCCGCCGGCTCCCTCTTCGGCCTCGCCTACGGTGACGCGCTGGGCAAGCCGACCGAGTTCCTGACCGTCGCCGAGATCGTCCGCCGCCACGGTCCGGCCGGGCCGCGCGAGCTCGACGGCGACCCGGCGCTGGTGACCGACGACACCCAGATGGCGCTGGCCGTCGGCTGGGCGCTGCACGACGCCCCGACGCTCACGCCCGAGGCCGTCGAGCCGCTGCTGCGGCGACGCTTCCTCGACTGGGCGGCCAGCCCGGAGAACAACCGGGCGCCGGGGATGACCTGCCTGCGCGCCTGCGCGGAACTCGGGCGGGGCGTCCGCTGGCAGGACGCGACGGTCGCCGGGTCCAAGGGCTGCGGGGCCAACATGCGGGTCACCCCGGTCGGCCTGGTCGACGTCGACCTGGACACGCTCGCCGGGCTGGCCCAGCTCCAGGCGGGCCTCACCCACGGCCACCCGACCGGCCTGGCGGCCAGCGAGCTGACCGCGTACGCCGTGCGGCTGCTGCGCGACGGCGCGACGCCGGCGGAGCTGCCGCGGCTGCTCACGGACCGGGCGCGCGGCCAGCGGCGGGTCTACCGCGCCGACTGGCTCGGCGACCTCTGGCAGCGCCCGGGGGTGGACACGCCGCAGGACTTCATCGCGCGCGGCTGGGACGAGTGCCTGGCCGTCCTCGGCCGCCTCGACGCCGCGCTCGCCGGCCCCGACGACGGCGGCGACCCGTGCCGGCACACGGGGGAGGGCTGGATCGCCGAGGAGGCGCTGGCCACCGCCCTGTTCTGCGCGATCCGGCACGCCGACGACCCGGTCGCCGCGCTGGCCCGGGGCGCCACCACCGCCGGCGACTCCGACTCGATCGCCGCGCTGGCCGGCGCCTTCGTCGGCGCGGCCCTGGGGATGCCGGCCTGGCCCGCCGCCTGGTCCGCCCGCATCGAGTACGCCGACCAGCTCGGCGCCCTCGCCCACGCCTGGGACCGACCGCCGGCCGCCGGCATGGGGGGCCGGGCCTGCTGA
- a CDS encoding VOC family protein, with amino-acid sequence MIGQLRTVVIDCPDPRALADFYSELLGLPLDPGASDDGWVVLAGSGHRLAFQRALDLRPPSWPDPARPQQFHLDVQVEDVEEAEKRALALGARRLPGQGDGFRVYADPAGHPFCLVFSD; translated from the coding sequence ATGATCGGACAGCTTCGCACCGTCGTCATCGACTGCCCCGACCCCCGGGCACTGGCCGACTTCTACTCGGAGCTGCTGGGCCTGCCCCTCGACCCCGGCGCCAGCGACGACGGCTGGGTGGTGCTCGCCGGCTCGGGGCACCGGCTCGCCTTCCAGCGGGCGCTCGACCTGCGTCCGCCGTCCTGGCCCGACCCGGCGCGCCCCCAGCAGTTCCACCTCGACGTGCAGGTCGAGGACGTGGAGGAGGCCGAGAAGCGGGCGCTGGCGCTCGGCGCCCGGCGGCTGCCCGGTCAGGGCGACGGCTTCCGGGTCTACGCCGACCCCGCCGGTCATCCGTTCTGCCTGGTGTTCTCCGACTGA
- a CDS encoding methionine synthase has translation MTDQAWPWPAGAATGIGSLPGTDIAEAQRIVLGELPALPHLPELPARGPGADLIGRTAGLLVELPVELYAARWRVAPRPGRDLRRARDLMERDLDQLAEQAEEYAGPVKVQAGGPLTLAASLELPIGGRMLRDPGAVRDLTGSLAEGLRGHVAAVARRLPRATVLLQLDEPSLPTVLAGRVPTESGFGAYRAMEPGTAASLLRTVVEAAGVPVVVHCCAPDVPVELIRSAGAAGVALDLDLVTDLDPLGEAIDAGLGLLAGAAPTRPPAPGRAPTSAQVADRVRRLWDRLGFPRRQLAEQVVVTPACGLAGATPQYARAVLAACRDAGRRLAED, from the coding sequence GTGACAGATCAGGCGTGGCCCTGGCCGGCCGGCGCGGCGACCGGCATCGGTTCCCTGCCCGGCACCGACATCGCGGAGGCGCAGCGGATCGTCCTCGGCGAGCTTCCCGCGCTGCCCCACCTGCCGGAGCTGCCGGCCCGCGGTCCCGGCGCGGACCTGATCGGCCGCACCGCCGGCCTGCTGGTCGAGCTGCCGGTGGAGCTGTACGCCGCCCGGTGGCGGGTCGCGCCGCGCCCCGGGCGGGACCTGCGCCGCGCCCGCGACCTGATGGAACGCGACCTCGACCAGCTCGCCGAGCAGGCCGAGGAGTACGCGGGGCCGGTCAAGGTCCAGGCCGGCGGCCCGCTCACCCTGGCAGCGTCCCTGGAGCTGCCGATCGGGGGCCGGATGCTGCGCGACCCCGGCGCGGTGCGGGACCTCACCGGCTCGCTCGCGGAAGGGCTGCGCGGACACGTGGCGGCGGTCGCCCGCCGGCTGCCGCGCGCCACCGTGCTGCTCCAGCTCGACGAGCCGTCGCTGCCGACGGTCCTCGCCGGCCGGGTGCCCACCGAGAGCGGGTTCGGCGCGTACCGGGCGATGGAGCCGGGCACCGCCGCCTCGCTGCTGCGCACTGTCGTCGAGGCGGCCGGGGTGCCGGTCGTGGTGCACTGCTGCGCGCCGGACGTTCCGGTGGAGCTGATCCGGTCGGCCGGCGCCGCCGGCGTGGCCCTGGACCTCGACCTCGTCACCGACCTCGACCCGCTGGGCGAGGCGATCGACGCCGGGCTCGGCCTGCTGGCCGGCGCCGCCCCCACCCGCCCGCCGGCCCCGGGTCGCGCGCCCACCTCCGCGCAGGTCGCCGACCGGGTACGCCGGCTCTGGGACCGCCTCGGCTTCCCGCGCCGGCAACTGGCCGAGCAGGTGGTGGTCACCCCGGCCTGCGGCCTCGCCGGCGCCACCCCGCAGTACGCCCGCGCGGTGCTCGCCGCCTGCCGGGACGCCGGGCGGCGGCTCGCCGAGGACTGA
- the mnmA gene encoding tRNA 2-thiouridine(34) synthase MnmA — translation MRVLAAMSGGVDSAVAAARAVAAGHDVTGVHLALARNPQTYRTGARGCCTLEDSRDARRAADVIGIPFYVWDMADRFHADVVDDFVAEYAAGRTPNPCLRCNEKIKFAAVLDRAVALGFDAVVTGHHARLGADGLLRRSVDEAKDQSYVLAVLTREQLDRSMFPLGDSTKAQVREEAARRGLAVADKPDSHDICFIADGDTRGFLAQWLGEAPGEVVDAATGAVVGSHTGAYAYTVGQRRGLHLDRPAPDGRPRYVLSITPKTNTVTVGPAEALEVSRVRAERPVWTGGPRPDGPLECEVQLRAHGDVVPATVELTADGLRAELRRPVRGVAAGQAIVAYRPDPGGDVVLGSATIAG, via the coding sequence GTGAGGGTGTTGGCGGCGATGTCGGGCGGGGTCGACTCGGCGGTCGCGGCGGCGCGGGCCGTGGCGGCGGGGCACGACGTGACCGGCGTGCACCTGGCGCTGGCGCGCAATCCGCAGACGTACCGCACCGGGGCGCGCGGCTGCTGCACCCTGGAGGACTCCCGCGACGCGCGCCGGGCCGCCGACGTCATCGGCATCCCGTTCTACGTCTGGGACATGGCCGACCGCTTCCACGCCGACGTGGTGGACGACTTCGTCGCCGAGTACGCGGCCGGCCGTACGCCGAATCCCTGCCTGCGCTGCAACGAGAAGATCAAGTTTGCCGCGGTGCTGGACCGGGCCGTGGCCCTGGGCTTCGACGCCGTGGTCACCGGCCACCACGCCCGGCTCGGCGCCGACGGGCTGCTGCGCCGCAGCGTCGACGAGGCCAAGGACCAGTCGTACGTGCTCGCGGTCCTCACCCGCGAGCAGTTGGACCGGTCGATGTTCCCGCTCGGCGACTCGACGAAGGCGCAGGTCCGCGAGGAGGCCGCCCGGCGGGGACTGGCGGTGGCCGACAAGCCCGACTCGCACGACATCTGCTTCATCGCCGACGGCGACACGCGCGGCTTCCTCGCCCAATGGCTCGGCGAGGCCCCCGGCGAGGTGGTGGACGCGGCCACCGGGGCCGTGGTGGGCAGCCACACCGGGGCGTACGCGTACACGGTCGGGCAGCGGCGCGGCCTGCACCTGGACCGGCCCGCGCCGGACGGCCGCCCCCGGTACGTGCTCTCGATCACGCCGAAGACCAACACCGTGACGGTCGGTCCGGCCGAGGCGTTGGAGGTCTCCCGGGTACGCGCCGAGCGCCCGGTGTGGACGGGCGGCCCCCGCCCGGACGGGCCGCTGGAGTGCGAGGTGCAGTTGCGCGCGCACGGCGACGTGGTGCCGGCGACCGTCGAGCTGACCGCCGACGGGCTCCGCGCCGAGCTGCGCCGCCCGGTGCGCGGCGTCGCCGCCGGTCAGGCGATCGTCGCCTACCGGCCCGACCCGGGCGGTGACGTCGTGCTCGGCTCGGCCACGATCGCCGGCTGA
- a CDS encoding cysteine desulfurase family protein: MAYLDHAATTPMLDEALEAYVAAAREVGNPSSLHAAGRRARRRVEESRERVAAALGARPSEVVFTGGGTESDNLAVKGIFWARRGADTRRDRVVSSAVEHHAVLDAVDWLVDHEGARVGWLPVDAAGRLSPDELRAELAAHGDRVAVVTAMWANNEVGTVQPVAELAAVAAEHGVPFHTDAIQAVGQVPVDFAASGVAALTVTGHKLGGPTGVGALVLARDVPATPLLHGGGQERDVRSGTLDTAGIVAFAVAVEAAVKGQQEYAARIAALRDDLVERVRHAVPEVIFNGDPTDRLPGNAHFSFPGCEGDALLLLLDAQGIACSTGSACSAGVAQPSHVLLAMGADDDRARSSLRFTLGHTSTPADVDALIAALPATVERARRAAALRTPR, from the coding sequence ATGGCTTACCTGGATCACGCGGCGACGACTCCGATGCTCGACGAGGCACTGGAGGCGTACGTCGCCGCCGCCCGCGAGGTCGGCAACCCGTCGTCGCTGCACGCCGCCGGCCGCCGGGCCCGGCGGCGGGTGGAGGAGTCCCGGGAGCGGGTGGCCGCCGCGCTGGGCGCCCGGCCCTCCGAGGTCGTCTTCACCGGCGGCGGGACCGAGAGCGACAACCTCGCGGTCAAGGGCATCTTCTGGGCCCGGCGCGGGGCCGACACGCGGCGGGACCGGGTGGTCTCCAGCGCGGTCGAGCACCACGCGGTGCTCGACGCGGTGGACTGGCTGGTCGACCACGAGGGCGCCCGGGTGGGTTGGCTCCCGGTGGACGCCGCCGGCCGCCTCAGCCCCGACGAGCTGCGCGCCGAGCTGGCCGCCCACGGCGACCGGGTCGCGGTGGTGACCGCGATGTGGGCCAACAACGAGGTGGGCACCGTGCAGCCGGTCGCCGAGCTGGCCGCCGTCGCCGCCGAGCACGGGGTGCCGTTCCACACCGACGCGATCCAGGCGGTCGGGCAGGTCCCGGTCGACTTCGCCGCGAGCGGCGTCGCCGCGCTGACCGTGACCGGGCACAAGCTCGGCGGGCCGACCGGGGTGGGCGCGCTGGTGCTCGCCCGCGACGTGCCGGCCACCCCGCTGCTGCACGGCGGCGGCCAGGAGCGCGACGTGCGCTCGGGCACCCTCGACACCGCCGGCATCGTCGCCTTCGCCGTCGCCGTGGAGGCGGCGGTCAAGGGCCAGCAGGAGTACGCGGCCCGGATCGCGGCGCTCCGCGACGACCTGGTCGAGCGGGTCCGGCACGCGGTGCCCGAGGTGATCTTCAACGGCGACCCGACCGACCGGCTGCCGGGCAACGCGCACTTCTCCTTCCCCGGCTGCGAGGGCGACGCCCTGCTGCTCCTGCTCGACGCCCAGGGGATCGCCTGCTCGACCGGCTCGGCCTGCTCCGCAGGGGTGGCCCAGCCGTCGCACGTCCTGCTGGCGATGGGCGCCGACGACGACCGCGCCCGTTCCTCGCTGCGCTTCACCCTCGGCCACACCAGCACCCCCGCCGACGTCGACGCCCTCATCGCGGCCCTCCCCGCCACCGTCGAACGCGCCCGCCGCGCCGCCGCCCTCCGCACCCCCCGCTGA
- a CDS encoding class F sortase, whose translation MTVRHRGALAAMAAGAAALTVATVVACGSRPAEDVGADEAAALASATPAPSVTVGDAASVPVAPGDLPAGTKTVPPVRLAIPAIDVTATVNAVGINERTNEFEVPPSVDQIGWYRYGPGLEADAGSVVVAGHVDSATQGRGAFYRLRELDEGDTITATGGDGKARRYRVVAREEYDKTRIPLERYFARDGKPRLTLITCGGPFDAKARKYRDNIVVTAVPA comes from the coding sequence GTGACGGTGCGCCACCGCGGGGCGCTGGCGGCCATGGCCGCCGGCGCCGCCGCGCTCACCGTCGCCACCGTGGTCGCCTGCGGCTCCCGGCCGGCCGAGGACGTCGGCGCCGACGAGGCGGCGGCCCTGGCCAGCGCCACGCCCGCCCCGTCGGTCACCGTCGGCGACGCCGCCTCGGTCCCGGTCGCCCCGGGCGACCTGCCGGCCGGCACGAAGACCGTCCCGCCGGTACGGCTGGCGATCCCGGCGATCGACGTCACCGCCACGGTGAACGCGGTCGGCATCAACGAGCGCACCAACGAGTTCGAGGTGCCGCCCAGCGTCGACCAGATCGGCTGGTACCGGTACGGGCCGGGCCTGGAGGCGGACGCCGGCTCGGTGGTCGTCGCCGGCCACGTGGACAGCGCCACGCAGGGCAGGGGCGCCTTCTACCGCCTGCGGGAGCTCGACGAGGGCGACACCATCACCGCCACCGGCGGCGACGGCAAGGCCCGGCGGTACCGGGTCGTCGCCCGGGAGGAGTACGACAAGACCAGGATCCCGCTGGAGCGTTACTTCGCCCGCGACGGCAAGCCGCGGCTGACCCTGATCACCTGCGGCGGGCCGTTCGACGCGAAGGCCCGCAAGTACCGCGACAACATCGTCGTGACGGCGGTGCCCGCCTGA